The following proteins are co-located in the Leucoraja erinacea ecotype New England chromosome 4, Leri_hhj_1, whole genome shotgun sequence genome:
- the LOC129696208 gene encoding uncharacterized protein LOC129696208 isoform X1 produces MNMGVAKMSASQLKSPKTSLPLCSANGIVENHWKSRIEGDSCNNGKKKLRLKGRELQSVPREIFDLSELQVLEMSPQWESCLNYKMGSVPREIGQLRALTVLNLDTNDLREIPPDIGSLENLEILTLSNNQLSFLPAEMEKLQKLQSLHLANNNFLELPVQVCQLCRLTFLDACDNKIKFIPHSICNLKYLETFLLYFNALQSLPDSICKLTCLRTLWLGNNNLRNLPVKFGHLVNLDWGRSYSSSNFEGNPLESPPAKICRGGPEEISRYFAMWQMRQNDQVNNL; encoded by the exons ATGAACATG GGAGTCGCCAAAATGTCTGCAAGCCAATTGAAATCACCTAAGACCAGCTTGCCACTTTGTTCTGCCAATGGCATTGTGGAAAATCATTGGAAGTCTCGGATCGAGGGTGATTCCTGCAACAATGGCAAAAAGAAATTAAGGCTGAAGGGCAGAGAGCTGCAATCAGTTCCCCGGGAGATATTTGACCTGAGCGAGCTTCAGGTGCTGGAGATGAGCCCACAATGGGAAAGCTGTTTGAATTACAAGATGGGCAGTGTCCCTCGTGAAATTGGTCAGCTGCGCGCCCTCACCGTGCTGAATTTAGACACCAACGACCTGCGAGAGATTCCACCTGACATTGGATCCCTGGAAAATCTGGAAATTCTGACCCTCAGTAACAACCAACTGAGCTTCCTGCCCGCAGAGATGGAGAAGCTGCAGAAATTGCAGAGCCTGCACTTGGCCAACAATAATTTTCTGGAACTCCCTGTACAGGTGTGCCAGCTCTGCCGCTTGACATTTCTGGATGCCTGTGACAACAAGATTAAGTTCATCCCCCACAGCATTTGCAATCTAAAGTATTTAGAGACCTTTCTTCTATACTTTAATGCATTGCAGAGTTTGCCTGACTCCATCTGTAAACTTACATGCCTGCGCACCCTCTGGCTGGGAAATAATAATCTAAGGAACCTGCCCGTCAAATTTGGACATTTAGTTAACCTCGACTGGGGCCGCAGCTACTCTTCTTCAAACTTTGAGGGCAATCCGCTGGAATCTCCCCCTGCTAAGATATGCAGGGGTGGTCCTGAGGAGATCAGCCGTTATTTTGCTATGTGGCAAATGAGACAAAATGACCAGGTCAATAATTTGTAA
- the LOC129696208 gene encoding uncharacterized protein LOC129696208 isoform X2: MSASQLKSPKTSLPLCSANGIVENHWKSRIEGDSCNNGKKKLRLKGRELQSVPREIFDLSELQVLEMSPQWESCLNYKMGSVPREIGQLRALTVLNLDTNDLREIPPDIGSLENLEILTLSNNQLSFLPAEMEKLQKLQSLHLANNNFLELPVQVCQLCRLTFLDACDNKIKFIPHSICNLKYLETFLLYFNALQSLPDSICKLTCLRTLWLGNNNLRNLPVKFGHLVNLDWGRSYSSSNFEGNPLESPPAKICRGGPEEISRYFAMWQMRQNDQVNNL, translated from the coding sequence ATGTCTGCAAGCCAATTGAAATCACCTAAGACCAGCTTGCCACTTTGTTCTGCCAATGGCATTGTGGAAAATCATTGGAAGTCTCGGATCGAGGGTGATTCCTGCAACAATGGCAAAAAGAAATTAAGGCTGAAGGGCAGAGAGCTGCAATCAGTTCCCCGGGAGATATTTGACCTGAGCGAGCTTCAGGTGCTGGAGATGAGCCCACAATGGGAAAGCTGTTTGAATTACAAGATGGGCAGTGTCCCTCGTGAAATTGGTCAGCTGCGCGCCCTCACCGTGCTGAATTTAGACACCAACGACCTGCGAGAGATTCCACCTGACATTGGATCCCTGGAAAATCTGGAAATTCTGACCCTCAGTAACAACCAACTGAGCTTCCTGCCCGCAGAGATGGAGAAGCTGCAGAAATTGCAGAGCCTGCACTTGGCCAACAATAATTTTCTGGAACTCCCTGTACAGGTGTGCCAGCTCTGCCGCTTGACATTTCTGGATGCCTGTGACAACAAGATTAAGTTCATCCCCCACAGCATTTGCAATCTAAAGTATTTAGAGACCTTTCTTCTATACTTTAATGCATTGCAGAGTTTGCCTGACTCCATCTGTAAACTTACATGCCTGCGCACCCTCTGGCTGGGAAATAATAATCTAAGGAACCTGCCCGTCAAATTTGGACATTTAGTTAACCTCGACTGGGGCCGCAGCTACTCTTCTTCAAACTTTGAGGGCAATCCGCTGGAATCTCCCCCTGCTAAGATATGCAGGGGTGGTCCTGAGGAGATCAGCCGTTATTTTGCTATGTGGCAAATGAGACAAAATGACCAGGTCAATAATTTGTAA